A DNA window from Thiobacillus denitrificans ATCC 25259 contains the following coding sequences:
- a CDS encoding CapA family protein translates to MILFLCGDVMTARGIDQVLPHPGDPALHEGYATSAKDYVRLAERAHGPIPRPVGFDYVWGDALAEWARVAPDLRFVNLETAVTASDDWQHGKGIHYRMHPGNAGCLTAAGIDGCALANNHVLDWGVSGLVDTLDALHGAGLATCGAGHDLAEAAAPALLPCPGGGRLLVFSCGLSSSGVPAAWAAAADAPGVNLLPDLSAATLRGIAADVAAVKQPGDIVVASIHWGGNWGYGIPAAHRAFARGLIERCSVDVVHGHSSHHPIGIEVHRERPILYGCGDFLNDYEGITNHAAYRSDLCLMYFLEIDGASGRLRGLEMTPMQIRRFRLGFAAADDAAWLRGRLDREGRMLGTRVEPGPDGRLELRW, encoded by the coding sequence ATGATCCTTTTTCTCTGCGGCGACGTGATGACCGCGCGCGGCATCGACCAGGTGCTGCCGCATCCGGGCGACCCGGCCCTGCACGAAGGCTACGCGACGTCGGCAAAGGATTACGTGCGGCTGGCCGAGCGAGCCCACGGCCCGATTCCGCGGCCGGTCGGATTCGACTACGTCTGGGGCGACGCGCTCGCCGAATGGGCCCGCGTGGCGCCCGACCTTCGCTTCGTCAACCTCGAGACCGCTGTCACCGCAAGCGACGACTGGCAGCACGGCAAAGGCATTCATTACCGCATGCACCCCGGCAACGCGGGTTGTCTCACGGCCGCCGGCATCGACGGCTGCGCGCTTGCCAACAACCACGTCCTCGATTGGGGCGTGAGCGGCCTGGTCGACACGCTCGACGCGCTGCATGGTGCCGGGCTCGCGACCTGCGGGGCAGGGCACGACCTCGCCGAAGCGGCGGCGCCCGCGCTGCTGCCTTGCCCGGGGGGCGGCCGGTTGCTGGTGTTTTCCTGCGGCCTCTCGAGCAGCGGGGTCCCGGCCGCGTGGGCTGCCGCGGCGGACGCGCCGGGCGTGAACCTGCTGCCCGATCTCTCGGCCGCGACGCTGCGCGGAATCGCGGCGGACGTTGCGGCCGTCAAACAGCCGGGCGACATCGTCGTGGCGTCGATCCATTGGGGCGGAAACTGGGGCTACGGCATACCGGCCGCGCATCGTGCCTTTGCGCGCGGGCTCATCGAGCGTTGTAGCGTCGACGTCGTTCACGGACACTCGTCGCACCACCCGATCGGCATCGAGGTCCATCGGGAGCGGCCGATCCTCTATGGGTGCGGCGACTTTCTCAACGACTACGAGGGCATCACGAACCACGCCGCGTATCGCAGCGACCTGTGCCTGATGTACTTTCTCGAGATCGACGGGGCGAGCGGCCGTCTGCGGGGACTGGAAATGACGCCGATGCAGATCCGGCGCTTCCGGCTTGGCTTCGCTGCGGCCGACGACGCGGCGTGGTTGCGCGGGCGCCTGGATCGCGAGGGGCGGATGCTCGGCACCCGCGTGGAACCGGGACCGGACGGCCGCCTCGAACTCCGCTGGTGA
- a CDS encoding DUF2173 family protein yields the protein MIELERLVLLPGVVAALRFNDDGTPAEAVGDLDQIDVELAAELCYANGRFMHHNSDMLMTFSGKDGWAPRGWVMNGELLSVCGAGDLACFVRNDEAAVNDLLHLIAEV from the coding sequence ATGATTGAGCTGGAGCGTCTCGTGCTGCTTCCCGGCGTCGTCGCGGCATTGCGCTTCAACGACGACGGAACACCGGCCGAAGCGGTCGGCGACCTCGACCAGATCGACGTCGAGCTGGCCGCCGAACTCTGTTACGCCAACGGCCGTTTCATGCATCACAACAGCGACATGCTGATGACGTTTTCCGGCAAGGACGGATGGGCGCCGCGCGGCTGGGTCATGAACGGCGAGTTGCTGTCGGTCTGTGGCGCCGGCGACCTTGCATGCTTCGTTCGCAACGACGAGGCGGCTGTCAACGACCTGCTCCACCTCATCGCCGAGGTCTAG
- the infA gene encoding translation initiation factor IF-1, whose product MAKEEVIEMEGVVNEVLPQTRFRVTLDNGFEITAYASGKMRKHRIRILAGDKVTVEMSPYDLTKGRINFRHKDAHQAPRPTVARRYN is encoded by the coding sequence ATGGCAAAAGAAGAAGTTATCGAAATGGAAGGCGTCGTCAACGAGGTCCTGCCGCAGACCCGCTTCCGCGTCACGCTCGACAATGGCTTCGAGATCACGGCCTATGCCTCCGGCAAGATGCGCAAGCACCGCATCCGCATTCTCGCGGGCGACAAGGTCACGGTCGAGATGTCCCCCTACGACCTGACCAAGGGCAGGATCAACTTCCGCCACAAGGACGCCCATCAGGCGCCGAGACCCACGGTCGCCCGCCGCTACAACTAA
- a CDS encoding ribose-phosphate diphosphokinase — MGREELCLFSLNASRGLGERIAARLGQPLAEHEEREFEDGEHKARPLESVRGRDVYVVQSLHGEPGSSANDKLIRLLFFIATLKDASAARVTAVVPYLAYARKDRRSKPRDPVGSRYVAQLFESLGTDRIVSLDVHNLAAYQNAFRIPVEHLEARPLFVAHFAPAFANDDVVVVSPDVGGAKRAEALRASLSRRIGRPAGMAFIEKYRSGGIVSGEAVVGDVDGKHVLIVDDLVSSGTTLARAAAACRSRGATRVLAVATHGVFGGDAVRTLGDSALDALVVTDSIPTSHLPPPLGERVEILDIAPLFAEAIRRLHEARSLGDLLGD; from the coding sequence ATGGGACGCGAAGAACTCTGCCTGTTCAGCCTCAACGCGAGCCGCGGCCTCGGCGAGCGCATTGCCGCCCGGCTCGGCCAGCCGCTGGCCGAGCACGAGGAGCGTGAGTTCGAGGACGGCGAACACAAGGCACGCCCGCTCGAGAGCGTGCGCGGCCGCGACGTCTACGTCGTGCAGTCGCTCCATGGCGAACCGGGTTCTAGCGCCAACGACAAGCTGATTCGGCTGCTGTTCTTCATCGCGACGCTCAAGGACGCCTCGGCCGCACGCGTCACGGCGGTCGTCCCCTACCTCGCCTACGCGCGCAAGGACCGTCGCAGCAAACCGCGTGATCCGGTCGGCAGCCGCTACGTCGCGCAGCTGTTCGAGAGCCTCGGAACCGACCGCATCGTGAGTCTCGACGTCCACAATCTCGCCGCCTACCAGAACGCGTTCCGCATCCCGGTCGAACATCTCGAAGCGCGGCCGCTCTTCGTCGCGCATTTCGCCCCGGCGTTCGCAAACGACGACGTCGTGGTGGTCTCGCCCGACGTCGGCGGCGCCAAGCGCGCCGAGGCCCTGCGCGCCTCCCTTTCACGCCGCATCGGGCGTCCCGCAGGCATGGCGTTCATCGAAAAATACCGCAGCGGCGGCATCGTCTCGGGGGAAGCCGTCGTCGGCGACGTCGACGGCAAGCACGTCCTCATCGTCGACGACCTCGTCAGCAGCGGCACCACGCTCGCCCGCGCGGCCGCCGCCTGCCGTAGCCGCGGCGCCACACGCGTCCTCGCCGTCGCGACGCACGGCGTGTTCGGCGGCGATGCCGTGCGCACCCTCGGTGACAGTGCGCTCGACGCGCTCGTCGTCACCGACAGCATCCCCACCTCGCACCTGCCGCCGCCACTGGGCGAGCGCGTCGAAATCCTCGACATCGCGCCGCTCTTCGCCGAGGCGATCCGGCGGCTGCACGAAGCACGCTCGCTCGGCGATCTGCTCGGCGATTAG
- a CDS encoding mechanosensitive ion channel family protein, whose translation MFDLLENFGKSFIASSWLPQVLLVTGAVVTVNVVAYTVLHYLEKAARRTAAVWDDALIQAARRPATLALWVIGAYYAARVIYAHQERSFPDGLTLARDSVVIAAFAWFLLRLIGNAARGMRARALEPGCKVDLTTVDALSKLGRISIVVLAGLVVAQTLGFSVSGVLAFGGIGGIAVGFAAKDMLANFFGGLTIYLDRPFVVGEWIRSPDKEIEGTVEYIGWRHTRVRAFNKNPIYVPNALFTNIVVENPTRMTNRRIKETIGIRYQDFDKMAAIVAEVKAMLQAHPEIDSETTLIVSFNAFAASSLDFFVYTFTRTVEWIHFHEVKQDVLLKIGAIISAHGAEIAYPTRSLHIESTLDPASSEPRAPTADAA comes from the coding sequence ATGTTTGATCTTCTGGAAAACTTTGGCAAATCATTCATCGCCTCGTCGTGGCTGCCGCAAGTCTTGCTCGTGACCGGCGCCGTCGTCACGGTCAACGTCGTCGCCTACACCGTTCTCCACTACCTCGAAAAAGCCGCGCGCCGGACCGCCGCGGTGTGGGACGACGCCCTGATTCAGGCGGCGCGCCGGCCGGCGACGCTGGCGCTCTGGGTGATCGGCGCGTATTACGCGGCCCGCGTCATCTACGCGCACCAGGAGCGCAGCTTCCCCGACGGCCTCACGCTCGCGCGCGACAGCGTCGTCATCGCCGCCTTCGCCTGGTTCCTGCTGCGCCTGATCGGCAACGCGGCGCGCGGCATGCGGGCACGCGCGCTCGAACCGGGGTGCAAGGTCGATCTGACGACCGTCGACGCGCTGTCGAAGCTCGGACGCATCAGCATCGTCGTTCTTGCCGGTCTCGTCGTCGCGCAAACCCTCGGGTTCAGCGTCTCGGGCGTGCTCGCCTTCGGCGGCATAGGCGGCATCGCGGTCGGTTTCGCTGCCAAGGACATGCTCGCCAACTTCTTCGGCGGGCTGACGATCTACCTCGACCGCCCCTTCGTCGTCGGCGAATGGATCCGCTCGCCGGACAAGGAGATCGAAGGCACCGTCGAATACATCGGCTGGCGTCACACGCGGGTGCGTGCGTTCAACAAGAATCCGATCTATGTGCCGAACGCGCTGTTCACCAACATCGTCGTCGAAAACCCGACCCGCATGACCAATCGGCGCATCAAGGAAACGATCGGCATCCGCTATCAGGATTTCGACAAGATGGCGGCGATCGTCGCCGAGGTGAAAGCCATGCTGCAGGCGCATCCCGAAATCGACAGCGAGACGACGCTGATCGTCAGCTTCAACGCCTTCGCCGCGTCGTCGCTCGATTTCTTCGTCTACACCTTCACGCGCACTGTCGAGTGGATTCACTTCCACGAGGTCAAGCAGGACGTGCTGCTGAAAATCGGCGCGATCATCAGCGCCCACGGCGCCGAGATCGCCTATCCCACGCGCAGCCTGCACATCGAATCGACCCTCGATCCGGCCTCGTCCGAGCCGCGAGCGCCCACAGCCGACGCGGCCTGA